TATTAGGATATTAATTGATAATGACATTAATGTTTACTTTGATATCATTGGGGATGGGCCAGAATTTAATAATCTAAATACCATTGTTAAAGATCTTGGGATCGAAGATAATGTTAAGTTTTTGGGAGTGATTCCTCGAAATCAGGCAAATAAAAAAATGATTGAATATGATATAGCACTAGTCCCATCCATCCCATATGGGGATAATGGAGAAGAATCATTTTCTTATTCTTGTGGAGAAGCAATGGCTGCAGGACTTGTAGTCATCGCGTCCAGTATCGGAGGCTTGACTAATATAATTCAAAATGGAGTAAATGGCTATCTAGTAAATTATGGAGATGCTAATGAGATTGCAAAAGTGATTATGGATAACTTAAGCACCATAAAAGAGGACGAAACGTTAAGGGCCAATGCAAGATCAACCATAGAGCATAGATATTCCTCAGAATCAATGGCGAAAAAATATATTGAATTATTCACAAGATAATCACAATCAGACTAGCTTTGAAACATCTTAGGGGGGAACAAGATAATGAACAGAAAAATATTTATATGTGGGAATTTTGGTTATCGGACGAATCAAATAGATGGTCAAACTATTAAGACGAGAGTCTTAAAAGATGAGATTGTGAACCTGCTTGGAGAGAAAAATGTCCTATTTAGTGATACGTCGTATATAAGAAAGCAGCCAATAAAATTCTTTAAAACCATGAGAAGGAACCTAAAAGACTCTGATAATACAGTGTTTGCTTTGGGTAAAAAAGGTTTATCTATTCTATTGCCTATGTTTATAAAATGGAAAAGTAAAAAAACGGAACGAAGATTGAATTATGTTGTAATTGGTGGTTGGTTGCCCGACCTTTTGAAAAGTTCAAAAAGACTGCTGAATTATAGTCAGGGAATAGATGGGATTTATGTTGAGACAGAGCAAATGATAAGTCGATTAAGTGGAATAGGCGTGAAAAATGCCTACTACTTACCCAATTTCCGACGATCAGGAGATCAAAATAAATGCAATGAAACAATTAACGCTCCTTTGAAAGCAGTGTTTTTCTCGAGGGTTTCAAGAGAAAAAGGCGTAGAAATTGCAGTGGAAGCAATAAGGACATTCAACAACAATAACGAAACTCCTATTATTTTAGATATTTATGGGCCGATTCAAAAAGGATATGAAAATGATTTTACTAACGTCATACAAGATAATGTTGGTAATAATATCGCCTACAAAGGGGTTTTAACACAAAACGAGATTACAGAAACGCTATCAAAATATGATTTCATGGTGTTTCCTACTTATTATGAAGGAGAGGGTTTTCCAGGAGCTGCAATTGATGCTTTTATTGCAAGCTTACCTGTTCTTGCTTCACGATGGAAGTATAACGAAGAAGTTATAACCGACCAAGTAACGGGGTTATTATTTGAACCAAACAATACACAGGACTTGATATCTAAACTTTCAGTGATTGCAAATAGGAATGATTTACTGTTAAACATGAAAATTAACGCTTTCTTAGCATCAGAAAAATATGATACTAAAACAGTCATACCAAAATTCTTGGAGCATATTGGAATTTATGATGACAAAACATGTAAAACAAAAGGATCGTTATGAATGGGAACTAGAAACAATACATGTATTTTAATTGAATTTAACGGATTGCCTGGATGTGGTAAAACTACCATTGTAAATGAATTAGAAAACTTAATGGAAAAGGAAGGTGTTCATTTCCTGAATTTGAAGGATGTTTATTTTTATAAAGAAAAGCATAGAATAAGCAAAATAATAACGGTAACGTTTGCGGCATTTTCTAGAAAACAGAGAACTCAAAATATTAAGATTATGAAGTATTTGTTTTTGTTCGATGTTAGTAAAGAGCGAGTACTGTATGCTTTGAGATTAATAAAGCTGCTGTATCAAGTCAGAAGAGTGAAGGATAAAGGATGTGGGGAGGTCATGATACTAGAAGAAGGTATATTACAATATACTGCTTCTATTTCTCATGTAGACACTATTAATAATCAAAACCTGCTATCTAGTCTGATTGAGAGTATGATAGGCTATGTTGACTCAATAATTTGTGTGAACTGCAATTTAGATTACAGTGATATTGTAAAAAGAATTAGACAACGTAATGACCTCCAACGTCGTTTTGATTCTATGGATGATGACCAACTAATTGAAGGCTTGGTGCAAAATATGAAGTGTTTCAATATTATGAGAAGATCATATCAAAAGATTGGTGAGTCAATTGATATAGATACCATTGGTTCACCAATAGAAAATTCTCGAAAGATACAGGAAAAGTACAAATCATATACAGATTAAAAACGTGTTTAATTAAAATGTCTTGAATGTAGTGCTTACAAATTTAAATATTGTTTGGATATATACTCTGTTAAATTAACGTTTGTGTCTAAAAAGAAAATGAGGGAGCAAAATGAAGAAAACTGCAATACTGATTATGTGTTTAACTATGTTATCAAAAGTGTTTGGGTTTGGAAGGGATATGGTACTTTCATTCTATTATGGGGCTACTAGTGTTAG
This DNA window, taken from Erysipelothrix larvae, encodes the following:
- a CDS encoding glycosyltransferase family 4 protein, yielding MNRKIFICGNFGYRTNQIDGQTIKTRVLKDEIVNLLGEKNVLFSDTSYIRKQPIKFFKTMRRNLKDSDNTVFALGKKGLSILLPMFIKWKSKKTERRLNYVVIGGWLPDLLKSSKRLLNYSQGIDGIYVETEQMISRLSGIGVKNAYYLPNFRRSGDQNKCNETINAPLKAVFFSRVSREKGVEIAVEAIRTFNNNNETPIILDIYGPIQKGYENDFTNVIQDNVGNNIAYKGVLTQNEITETLSKYDFMVFPTYYEGEGFPGAAIDAFIASLPVLASRWKYNEEVITDQVTGLLFEPNNTQDLISKLSVIANRNDLLLNMKINAFLASEKYDTKTVIPKFLEHIGIYDDKTCKTKGSL